From a single Seriola aureovittata isolate HTS-2021-v1 ecotype China chromosome 18, ASM2101889v1, whole genome shotgun sequence genomic region:
- the zmp:0000001301 gene encoding kelch domain-containing protein 3 — translation MALASGHWLEKEMRGEAPRPRYGHTLAVAGNVAFLFGGASSINQEEDKPVYFSDFYMLTVSPDAVTWEEIPQSGEVPSAREGHTLCVVKGKLYLFGGVSSPNATQCLPGVYSFDIVSLTWDCLATGGVALRTLSHSSVAVGDNIYVYGGILGGSPIDDLLVFSTVSLTWTPVKTSGSLPPALCGHSFALVGDQVFMFGGYGAGGDFCKDIYVLNTENLLWQKWEVKGESPAACSRQTLTAHHDKDIYLFGGRSINEDGTVISSNDIHKLSIAKMKWKVPLYVGIPPARRHGHTAFILHGHLYVFGGKNEEQEFNDLKVMRLINPSERQPVMKEILSEFGLQGVHHSFTPTKVPNVRYELSESTPFIQSRSTSANAFVHREFSAVRDQAIKMIQTAFTLLDQEFQKLDREKSELSKAAACLQREKEAHEAHRRQQQQELQEMLDRHRSQNEAWLRARAEENDGERRELCRLREEVLQEQERLKEEQSSIQKRSEHLLSIMQQFR, via the exons ATGGCATTAGCCAGTGGTCACTGgctggagaaagagatgagaggagaggccCCAAGACCAAG GTATGGACACACGTTAGCTGTGGCAGGAAATGTTGCCTTCCTGTTTGGAGGAGCCTCCAGCATCAACCAAGAG GAGGACAAACCTGTTTACTTCAGCGACTTCTACATGTTAACAG TTTCTCCTGATGCTGTGACATGGGAGGAGATTCCTCAGAGCGGAGAAGTACCCTCAGCCAGAGAGGGACACACTCTCTG TGTTGTGAAAGGCAAGTTGTATCTGTTTGGTGGAGTGTCCAGCCCCAACGCCACTCAGTGTCTCCCAGGAGTCTACAGCTTTGATATAG TGTCTTTGACCTGGGATTGCTTAGCAACTGGGGGTGTGGCCCTCAGAACCCTCAGCCACAGCTCTGTTGCTGTGGGAGACAATATCTATGTGTATGGAGGCATTCTGGGAGGGAGTCCAATTGACGATCTCCTGGTCTTCAGCACAg tgtctctcaccTGGACGCCAGTTAAAACTAGTGGATCGCTGCCTCCTGCCCT gtgtggtCATAGTTTTGCTCTGGTTGGTGATCAGGTGTTCATGTTTGGAGGTTATGGAGCAGGTGGAGACTTCTGTAAAGACATCTATGTCCTCAACACAG AGAATCTGTTGTGGCAGAAATGGGAGGTGAAGGGAGAATCACCTGCAGCCTGTAgcagacaaacactgactgcCCACCATGATAAA GATATCTACTTGTTTGGTGGCAGAAGCATAAATGAAGACGGCACAGTGATATCGTCCAATGACATCCATAAACTCAGTATTG CTAAGATGAAGTGGAAGGTTCCACTTTATGTTGGGATTCCTCCAGCTCGTCGACATGGACACACAGCCTTCATCCTCCATGGTCAT ctgTATGTATTCGGAGGAAAGAATGAAGAGCAGGAGTTTAATGACCTGAAGGTGATGAGACTCATCAACCCCTCAGAGAGGCAACCAg TGATGAAGGAGATTCTATCAGAATTTGGTCTTCAGGGAGTCCACCACAG CTTCACCCCTACAAAGGTCCCCAACGTTCGCTATGAGCTGAGTGAGTCCACTCCATTCATCCAGTCCAGGAGCACATCAgctaat GCATTTGTCCACAGAGAATTCAGTGCAGTTCGAGATCAGGCCATTAAAATGATCCAGACAGCCTTCACTCTGCTGGACCAGGAGTTCCAGAAACTGGATCG agagaaGTCAGAGTTGTCTAAAGCTGCTGCTTGTCttcaaagagagaaagaagctcATGAGGCCCACAGACGACAGCAGCAACAG gagctgcaggagatgCTGGACAGACATCGTTCTCAGAATGAGGCATGGCTCCGAGCCAGAGCTGAGGAGAATgacggagagaggagggagctcTGCAGACTCAGA GAGGAGGTGttgcaggagcaggagaggctgaaggaggagcagagcagcatcCAGAAACGCAGCGAACATCTTCTCTCCATCATGCAGCAGTTcagatag